In the genome of Streptomyces pactum, one region contains:
- a CDS encoding class II aldolase/adducin family protein gives MLRAWAEVVATARRTVAQGLVVGTSGNVSARVGDTVLVTPSAVPYERLGPELLTGVGLDGRQTVGEAVPTSELPMHLAVYRSTGAAAVVHTHAVHATAVSTLVDELPLIHYMAGALGGPVRVAGYALYGSQELAGEVLTALRDRTGCLLRNHGTLTYGGTLSQALDRTAQLEWMCQVWLAASGVPGRTPTLLSPAQLDRATAKLRGYGLPEPAAEPAPAGPVPQAADPGPGATPPAADTTP, from the coding sequence CTGCTCCGCGCCTGGGCCGAGGTGGTCGCCACCGCCCGCCGCACGGTCGCCCAGGGGCTGGTCGTCGGCACCTCCGGGAACGTCTCGGCACGGGTCGGTGACACCGTCCTGGTCACCCCGAGCGCGGTGCCGTACGAGCGGCTGGGCCCGGAGCTGCTCACCGGGGTCGGCCTCGACGGGAGGCAGACCGTCGGTGAGGCCGTCCCCACCAGCGAACTGCCGATGCACCTGGCCGTCTACCGGTCCACCGGCGCCGCCGCCGTGGTCCACACCCACGCGGTGCACGCCACCGCCGTCTCCACGCTCGTCGACGAGCTCCCGCTGATCCACTACATGGCCGGGGCCCTCGGCGGTCCGGTCCGGGTCGCGGGGTACGCGCTGTACGGCAGCCAGGAACTCGCCGGGGAGGTGCTCACCGCACTGCGCGACCGCACCGGGTGCCTGCTGCGCAACCACGGCACCCTCACCTACGGCGGCACGCTCTCCCAGGCGCTGGACCGCACCGCCCAGCTGGAGTGGATGTGCCAGGTCTGGCTCGCCGCCTCCGGGGTCCCCGGCCGGACGCCCACCCTGCTCAGCCCGGCCCAGCTCGACCGGGCCACCGCCAAGCTGCGCGGCTACGGGCTGCCCGAACCGGCCGCGGAACCGGCGCCCGCCGGCCCCGTGCCCCAGGCCGCGGACCCCGGCCCCGGTGCCACGCCCCCCGCCGCGGACACCACCCCGTAG